A stretch of the Pirellulales bacterium genome encodes the following:
- the hslV gene encoding ATP-dependent protease subunit HslV — MKTRSTTILTVRHQGIVAIGGDGQVTLGSSIMKADAQKIRRLADGSVITGFAGSSADAFALLERFEAKLKDFPSNMPRAATELAKEWRTDRALRRLEALLAVVDGRNTLLVTGNGDVIQPTDGILGIGSGGNYAIAAAKALVQHSSLTAAQIVRSALEIAAEIDVYTNANIVVEELPCKT, encoded by the coding sequence ATGAAAACTCGCAGCACCACGATTCTGACCGTTCGCCATCAAGGGATAGTCGCCATTGGCGGCGACGGTCAGGTGACGCTGGGATCGAGCATCATGAAGGCCGACGCCCAAAAAATACGCCGTCTGGCCGATGGATCGGTGATTACCGGGTTCGCCGGCAGCAGCGCCGACGCCTTCGCGCTGTTGGAGCGGTTCGAGGCCAAGCTCAAAGACTTCCCCTCGAATATGCCGCGCGCGGCCACCGAACTGGCCAAGGAATGGCGCACCGATCGCGCGCTTCGCCGGCTGGAGGCGCTGTTGGCCGTGGTCGATGGTCGCAATACCCTGCTCGTCACCGGCAATGGCGACGTGATCCAGCCGACCGACGGAATCCTGGGCATTGGCTCGGGGGGCAACTACGCGATCGCGGCCGCCAAGGCGCTGGTTCAACACTCCAGTCTGACCGCGGCGCAGATCGTGCGCAGCGCGCTCGAGATTGCCGCCGAAATCGACGTGTACACCAACGCCAACATCGTCGTTGAGGAATTGCCGTGCAAGACATGA
- a CDS encoding serine/threonine protein kinase, producing the protein MERAAEDSRSLPDETIDLLVESSSSLTDIERPRVELVAGSGPELATEVVGLLRARLRVAAIVFLAPMVYFTLRRWLGWSAGEGGYNDILIAYRYFVLLVFVLVTAALWSPISLSLSELRAIELALFGLPCVLMVFLHHALLQEAAAKFQIGPPELTAAREDHVRLVLRTLALMWFAVVLIYGTFIPTSLRRGAAVMGAMALAPLAVVAWALVEFPTLRHSVFPDEFLTMVATMAVGYATALYGSYKIGILRREAFEARQLGQYRLTERIGAGGMGEVFLAEHQMLKRPCAIKLIRPGQAADTRSLARFEREVRAIARLSHWNSVEIFDYGRADDGTFYYAMEYLPGLSLQEVVERQGPLQPERAVHLLRQVCGALIEAHAAGIVHRDIKPSNIIASQRGGVYDVAKLVDFGLATSAEESREIKLTQEGAIAGSPLYMAPERFLEDGEPSPSSDIYSLGAVAYYLITGQPPFRGETPVKVMIAHARELAVPPRQLNPNLEEALERIVLRCLAKEPDQRFADVRELESALGACRCANRWSQELAARWWTTRPESPTLDTSDRLAEATIA; encoded by the coding sequence ATGGAACGCGCGGCGGAAGATTCTCGATCGCTGCCCGACGAAACCATTGACCTGTTGGTCGAGAGTTCCTCGTCGCTCACAGATATCGAGCGCCCCCGCGTCGAGTTGGTCGCCGGATCGGGGCCAGAACTGGCGACCGAGGTGGTTGGCCTGTTGCGGGCGCGCTTGCGCGTGGCTGCCATCGTGTTCTTGGCGCCGATGGTCTACTTTACCCTCCGGCGCTGGCTGGGATGGAGCGCCGGCGAAGGCGGCTACAACGACATTCTGATCGCCTACCGCTACTTTGTGCTATTGGTCTTCGTCTTGGTGACCGCGGCGCTGTGGAGTCCCATCAGTCTTTCGCTTTCAGAGTTGAGAGCGATTGAACTGGCGCTGTTTGGGCTGCCTTGCGTGCTGATGGTGTTTTTGCATCACGCGCTATTGCAGGAGGCGGCCGCCAAGTTTCAGATCGGCCCGCCCGAACTGACTGCCGCCAGAGAGGACCATGTGCGGTTGGTGCTGCGCACCTTGGCCCTAATGTGGTTTGCCGTGGTGCTTATTTATGGCACCTTCATCCCGACTTCGCTGCGGCGCGGCGCTGCCGTCATGGGCGCCATGGCGCTAGCGCCGTTGGCGGTCGTCGCGTGGGCGCTCGTCGAGTTTCCGACGCTGCGCCACAGTGTGTTTCCCGACGAGTTTCTCACCATGGTGGCCACTATGGCGGTGGGCTACGCCACCGCGCTCTACGGCTCGTACAAAATCGGCATCTTGCGGCGCGAGGCCTTCGAGGCGCGCCAGCTTGGGCAATACCGGCTCACCGAGCGCATTGGCGCCGGCGGCATGGGCGAGGTGTTCCTGGCCGAGCATCAAATGCTCAAGCGACCTTGTGCGATCAAACTGATTCGTCCTGGCCAGGCCGCCGATACCCGCTCGCTGGCCCGCTTCGAACGCGAGGTGCGCGCTATTGCCCGACTCTCGCATTGGAACAGCGTAGAAATTTTCGACTACGGTCGCGCCGACGACGGCACCTTTTATTACGCCATGGAGTACTTGCCGGGGCTCAGTTTGCAAGAGGTGGTCGAGCGACAAGGCCCATTGCAGCCCGAGCGGGCCGTGCATCTATTGCGGCAAGTCTGCGGCGCGCTCATCGAGGCTCACGCGGCGGGCATTGTGCATCGCGACATCAAGCCGTCGAACATCATCGCGTCGCAGCGGGGCGGCGTTTACGACGTGGCGAAACTGGTCGACTTCGGGCTGGCGACCTCCGCCGAAGAAAGCAGAGAGATCAAGCTGACGCAGGAGGGCGCCATAGCCGGCTCGCCGCTGTATATGGCGCCAGAGCGATTTCTCGAGGATGGCGAGCCCAGTCCGAGCTCCGACATCTACAGCTTAGGCGCTGTGGCGTATTATCTGATTACCGGTCAACCGCCGTTCCGCGGCGAAACGCCAGTCAAGGTGATGATCGCGCATGCGCGCGAGCTCGCCGTGCCACCGCGCCAATTGAATCCAAACCTGGAAGAGGCATTGGAACGGATCGTGCTGCGTTGTCTGGCCAAAGAGCCAGATCAACGGTTCGCCGATGTCCGCGAACTGGAGTCTGCGCTCGGCGCATGCCGCTGCGCCAATCGCTGGTCACAAGAACTCGCGGCCCGCTGGTGGACGACGCGCCCCGAGTCGCCCACTCTCGACACCAGCGATCGGCTGGCCGAGGCGACGATTGCCTGA
- a CDS encoding DSD1 family PLP-dependent enzyme, translating into MRQASDAVGCSADELDTPVLCIDLDRLQRNIQRYSQSCRQRGMQWRPHAKGHQSPEIARRQIEAGALGITCAKIAEAEVMAAAGVRDILIANQLAGPHKMRRLAALRAICDPIVTVDHRDQVDAIEAAMKQSGQTLRAIIEVDIGLQRAGVPQVEQTLELTRYVADQSSLLFVGIMGYEGHLLTLPDQQEKSRRVAEALDLLQDCRRQIENTGLECSIVSAGGTGSYHFSIEHPAVTELQAGGWVFMDAFYRHVCQIDEFENALTVIATVVGRPARDRAIIDAGRKSVNGDLHAPLVVGRPGATVDRLSAEHGWLQLADEAQSLKIGDRVELIPGYGDFTCVLYDGYHVLRNRQVAAFWPISTRRRSL; encoded by the coding sequence ATGCGACAAGCTAGCGATGCGGTGGGATGTTCGGCGGATGAACTGGATACGCCCGTCTTGTGCATTGACCTCGATCGCCTGCAGCGCAATATCCAGCGCTATTCGCAGTCATGCCGCCAGCGCGGGATGCAATGGCGCCCGCATGCCAAGGGGCATCAATCGCCCGAGATCGCGCGACGACAGATCGAGGCCGGCGCCTTGGGGATCACCTGCGCGAAGATCGCCGAGGCCGAAGTGATGGCGGCGGCCGGGGTGCGCGACATTTTGATCGCGAATCAATTGGCCGGTCCGCACAAGATGCGGCGACTGGCGGCGCTACGGGCAATCTGCGATCCGATTGTGACAGTCGATCATCGCGATCAAGTCGACGCGATTGAGGCGGCCATGAAGCAGTCTGGCCAAACGTTGAGGGCGATCATTGAGGTCGATATTGGTTTGCAGAGGGCGGGCGTGCCACAGGTCGAGCAAACGTTGGAGCTGACGCGGTATGTGGCCGATCAGTCGTCGCTGCTGTTTGTTGGCATCATGGGATACGAAGGGCACCTGCTCACCTTGCCCGATCAACAAGAGAAGTCTCGGCGCGTCGCCGAGGCGCTGGACCTGCTCCAAGATTGCCGACGACAAATTGAGAACACGGGGCTCGAATGTTCGATTGTTTCCGCGGGAGGCACCGGCTCCTACCACTTTTCAATCGAACACCCCGCGGTGACTGAGCTTCAGGCCGGCGGCTGGGTGTTTATGGACGCCTTCTATCGGCACGTGTGCCAGATCGATGAATTTGAAAACGCGCTGACTGTGATCGCCACTGTGGTCGGTCGTCCGGCGCGCGATAGGGCGATCATCGACGCGGGGCGCAAGAGCGTCAACGGCGACTTGCATGCGCCGCTGGTGGTCGGTCGTCCCGGCGCGACCGTCGATCGGCTGTCGGCCGAGCACGGTTGGCTGCAACTGGCGGACGAAGCGCAATCGCTGAAGATTGGCGACCGCGTGGAGTTGATTCCCGGTTACGGCGACTTCACGTGCGTTCTGTACGACGGGTATCACGTGCTGCGCAATCGCCAGGTTGCGGCGTTCTGGCCGATCTCAACGCGCCGGCGCTCGCTTTGA
- the hslU gene encoding ATP-dependent protease ATPase subunit HslU — MTPREIVAELDRHIVGQHNAKRAVAIAVRNRWRRQKLADDIQNEVSPKNIMMIGPTGVGKTEIARRLAKLTGAPFIKVEATKYTEVGYYGRDVESMVRELVENAIGLVRESERGAIEEEARRRAEDRLLDLLHPAPPVFDTTADSPESPERYQRTRDKMRAMLATGELDERKVEVAIERKAAPMMFTGMGLEQTDFDLQGMFEKILPKNTTRQEMRVGDARRVLFDQECERLINQEKVNVAAITLAENLGIIFLDEVDKITASEGGRGADVSRQGVQRDLLPIVEGATVQTRYGAVRTDHVLFIAAGAFHRSKPSDLMPELQGRFPIRVELTDLTQEDFVRILTEPKSSLARQYAALLATEGVELEFSDDGIAALADYAFRVNQTTQNIGARRLYTIMERLLEELSFEAPEMRRARVTVNAAYVKQRLEEVAQDEDLSRYIL; from the coding sequence ATGACGCCGCGCGAAATCGTGGCCGAGTTGGATCGTCACATCGTCGGGCAGCACAATGCCAAGCGCGCGGTGGCCATCGCCGTGCGCAACCGCTGGCGACGCCAGAAGCTGGCGGACGACATTCAAAACGAAGTGTCGCCCAAGAACATCATGATGATTGGCCCCACGGGCGTCGGCAAAACCGAAATCGCCCGTCGCCTGGCCAAGTTGACCGGCGCGCCGTTCATCAAAGTCGAGGCGACCAAGTACACCGAAGTCGGCTACTACGGCCGCGACGTCGAAAGCATGGTCCGCGAACTGGTCGAGAACGCGATCGGGCTGGTGCGCGAATCGGAACGCGGCGCCATCGAGGAAGAAGCCCGCCGCCGCGCGGAAGACCGTTTACTCGATCTGTTGCATCCCGCGCCCCCCGTCTTCGACACGACCGCCGATAGTCCAGAGTCTCCAGAACGCTATCAGCGGACGCGCGACAAGATGCGCGCCATGTTGGCCACCGGCGAGCTGGACGAGCGCAAGGTGGAAGTGGCCATCGAGCGCAAGGCGGCCCCCATGATGTTCACCGGAATGGGGCTCGAGCAAACCGATTTCGACCTGCAAGGCATGTTCGAAAAGATCTTGCCCAAGAACACCACCCGGCAAGAGATGCGCGTCGGCGATGCGCGGCGGGTGTTGTTCGACCAGGAATGCGAACGCCTGATCAATCAAGAAAAAGTCAACGTCGCGGCCATCACGCTGGCGGAGAACCTCGGCATCATCTTCTTGGACGAAGTGGACAAGATCACGGCCAGCGAGGGGGGGCGCGGCGCCGATGTCTCGCGGCAAGGCGTGCAGCGCGACCTGTTGCCGATCGTCGAGGGCGCGACCGTGCAAACGCGCTATGGCGCGGTCCGCACCGACCATGTGCTGTTCATCGCGGCCGGGGCGTTCCATCGCAGCAAGCCGAGCGATCTGATGCCGGAATTGCAGGGACGCTTTCCGATTCGTGTGGAGCTTACCGATCTGACGCAAGAAGACTTTGTGCGCATCCTCACCGAACCGAAAAGCTCGCTGGCGCGTCAGTACGCGGCGCTGTTGGCGACCGAAGGGGTCGAGTTGGAGTTCAGCGACGACGGCATCGCGGCGCTGGCCGACTACGCGTTTCGCGTCAATCAAACTACGCAAAACATCGGCGCGCGCCGCTTGTACACCATCATGGAGCGACTGCTCGAGGAGCTGAGTTTCGAGGCGCCGGAGATGCGACGGGCCCGCGTCACGGTCAATGCGGCCTACGTCAAGCAGCGGCTGGAAGAGGTCGCCCAGGACGAAGATCTGAGCCGGTACATCCTCTAG
- a CDS encoding endonuclease V encodes MSIAAQTLSNDIAELLPPLPNMVGEMARLLGQVPSGCVTTYGALATALGDVKAARWVGHYLLHHAHNELCVCHRVVRAGGALGGYIAGGTKAKIAALGAESVLTDGDRVDLERYEWRRLMGKRPLARLRQAQHNAAEHVTITTPASLPDAVAGVDVSYSADGHGVGVYALTEYPSGKLVWWTSRRLPVTFPYIQSFLTFRELPILLALVDEARQAGKLADALLVDGAGVAHQRQIGLASHFGVVTNLRTIGVTKRLLWGQLATDKKPRCGAIPIMLQDRTIGVALKASRDSEQTLYASPGHLVDVEYARQVTRTLLKGRRLPEPIYWADRLSRMLARGGDPPQTIAALRDSAATKRRRSK; translated from the coding sequence ATGTCTATAGCAGCGCAAACGCTAAGTAACGATATCGCCGAATTGCTGCCGCCGCTGCCCAACATGGTCGGCGAGATGGCGCGACTCTTGGGGCAAGTTCCGAGCGGTTGCGTCACCACGTATGGCGCCCTGGCTACGGCGCTGGGGGACGTGAAAGCGGCCCGCTGGGTGGGGCACTACCTGTTGCATCACGCTCACAACGAATTGTGCGTTTGCCACCGAGTGGTGCGCGCTGGCGGAGCGCTGGGCGGGTATATCGCCGGCGGAACCAAAGCCAAAATCGCCGCGCTGGGGGCGGAATCGGTTTTGACCGACGGAGACCGCGTGGACTTGGAGCGTTATGAATGGCGCCGACTGATGGGCAAACGCCCTTTGGCCCGACTGCGACAGGCGCAGCATAACGCGGCTGAACATGTGACCATAACAACGCCCGCCAGTTTGCCCGACGCCGTGGCGGGGGTTGACGTGTCGTACTCCGCGGATGGACATGGAGTTGGCGTCTATGCGCTGACCGAGTATCCGTCGGGCAAGCTGGTGTGGTGGACGAGTCGGCGATTGCCGGTCACGTTTCCGTACATTCAATCGTTTCTCACGTTTCGAGAGCTGCCGATCTTGTTGGCGCTGGTCGATGAGGCAAGGCAGGCCGGCAAACTAGCCGACGCGTTGCTCGTCGATGGCGCCGGGGTGGCGCATCAGCGCCAGATTGGACTTGCCAGCCATTTTGGCGTGGTGACTAACTTGCGGACGATCGGGGTCACCAAGCGGTTGCTGTGGGGACAGCTTGCCACCGATAAAAAGCCTCGCTGCGGCGCGATACCCATCATGCTGCAAGACCGAACGATCGGTGTGGCCCTGAAGGCCAGTCGAGACAGCGAGCAAACGCTCTACGCATCGCCAGGGCATCTAGTCGATGTTGAATACGCGCGGCAGGTGACTCGAACCTTGTTGAAGGGGCGCCGCTTGCCGGAGCCAATCTACTGGGCCGATCGCCTTAGTCGGATGCTCGCACGGGGCGGCGATCCGCCGCAAACGATTGCAGCGCTGCGCGATTCGGCTGCCACTAAACGTCGCAGGTCGAAATGA
- a CDS encoding hydrolase gives MNQPRHTESHLPRSPELMSRHDTALLVVDVQGKLIGLIGDHARIIWNIGRLIEAAKALKLPIAVTEQYPRGLGPTVAELARQLPPPAEKVAFSCGACPEIFASWTAKGVQRVLVAGIESHVCIQQTVFDLLAAGYRVYVPVDALGSRFEIDHQTALRRMEASGAVLTTTEAAMFEWCEAAGSPEFKEISRLVRETPPEAS, from the coding sequence ATGAATCAACCGCGGCACACCGAAAGCCACCTGCCACGCAGTCCAGAACTGATGTCGCGTCACGACACGGCGCTGCTCGTGGTCGATGTGCAGGGCAAGCTGATCGGGCTGATTGGGGACCATGCTCGTATCATCTGGAATATTGGCCGGCTCATCGAAGCGGCCAAGGCATTGAAGTTGCCGATTGCCGTGACGGAACAGTATCCGCGTGGGTTGGGGCCGACCGTGGCGGAACTGGCGCGGCAGCTTCCTCCGCCGGCCGAGAAGGTGGCATTTAGTTGCGGCGCTTGCCCTGAGATTTTCGCATCTTGGACAGCAAAAGGGGTGCAGCGCGTACTCGTAGCGGGCATTGAGTCGCATGTGTGCATTCAACAAACCGTTTTCGACTTGCTGGCAGCGGGCTATCGGGTGTATGTGCCGGTCGACGCCTTGGGCTCGCGATTCGAGATCGATCATCAAACCGCGCTGCGCCGGATGGAGGCCAGCGGGGCCGTGCTCACCACGACCGAAGCCGCCATGTTTGAGTGGTGCGAAGCGGCGGGCAGCCCAGAATTCAAAGAAATCAGTCGCTTGGTGCGCGAGACGCCGCCCGAAGCGAGCTGA
- a CDS encoding alanine--glyoxylate aminotransferase family protein — protein MEVAAQPLNPPIRLLLGPGPSPTHPRVLAALAASTVGHLDPYYLRLMNEMQEMLRLVFRTRNTMTLAISGTGSAGMEATVVNLIEPGDSMLVCVNGVFGGRMADVAQRAGAAVTKCERPWGEVFSPNDLKEALAKSKPKVVGIVMAETSTGAAQPIDEISKIVHDAGALLLVDAVTSLGGMPVEVDRWGIDAIYSGTQKCLSCPPGLAPVSFSESAMQRILTRKQKPQSWYLDVSMLAQYWGSERVYHHTAPINMTYALHEALRLILEEGLDNCFTRHLLNHLALKAGLRAIGLGYAAAEGHQLPMLNAVRVPDSVDEARVRGALLNRFNIEIGAGLGAFKGKVWRIGLMGYGARQECVFTFLAALEQLLAENGYPFDHGASIAAANDVYSSANAK, from the coding sequence GTGGAAGTCGCAGCGCAACCGTTAAATCCGCCGATTCGCCTATTGCTCGGCCCCGGACCGAGCCCAACGCATCCGCGCGTGCTGGCGGCGCTGGCCGCGAGCACGGTGGGGCATCTCGACCCATATTACCTGCGACTCATGAATGAGATGCAGGAGATGCTGCGATTGGTGTTTCGCACGCGCAATACGATGACGCTCGCCATCAGCGGCACTGGCTCGGCGGGGATGGAAGCCACGGTGGTGAACTTGATCGAGCCGGGGGACTCGATGCTCGTCTGTGTCAACGGGGTGTTTGGCGGCCGCATGGCGGATGTGGCGCAGCGGGCGGGCGCGGCGGTCACCAAGTGCGAGCGGCCTTGGGGAGAGGTGTTTTCGCCGAATGATCTGAAAGAAGCGCTCGCCAAGAGCAAGCCGAAGGTGGTCGGCATCGTGATGGCCGAGACCTCGACCGGCGCGGCGCAACCCATCGATGAAATCTCGAAAATCGTACACGACGCCGGGGCGCTGCTATTGGTCGACGCGGTGACCTCGTTGGGGGGGATGCCGGTGGAGGTCGATCGCTGGGGGATCGACGCGATTTACTCCGGGACGCAAAAGTGTCTGAGTTGCCCGCCGGGGCTTGCGCCGGTTTCGTTCAGCGAGTCGGCAATGCAACGGATTCTGACGCGCAAGCAGAAGCCGCAGAGCTGGTATCTGGATGTGAGCATGTTGGCGCAGTATTGGGGATCGGAGCGCGTGTATCACCACACTGCGCCGATCAACATGACCTATGCGCTACATGAGGCGCTGCGTTTGATCCTGGAAGAAGGACTCGACAATTGCTTTACGCGGCACCTATTGAATCATCTAGCGCTCAAGGCGGGCCTCAGGGCCATTGGACTCGGTTACGCCGCGGCCGAGGGGCATCAACTACCAATGCTCAATGCGGTGCGTGTGCCCGACTCGGTCGATGAAGCGCGAGTTCGTGGCGCGCTGTTGAACCGCTTCAACATCGAGATTGGCGCCGGCTTGGGCGCCTTCAAAGGAAAAGTTTGGCGCATCGGCCTCATGGGATATGGCGCACGACAGGAGTGCGTCTTTACTTTTCTCGCTGCGCTCGAACAATTGCTCGCCGAGAACGGATATCCATTCGACCACGGGGCCAGCATCGCCGCCGCGAACGATGTCTATAGCAGCGCAAACGCTAAGTAA